One Lysinibacillus sp. OF-1 DNA segment encodes these proteins:
- a CDS encoding phage late control D family protein translates to MNVKLAKSTRLNILYNHQNINETLSKHLISWTYTDNLSGEIDDLNIELEDTEALWLGEWFPSKGSLIQAEIEKLNWEGDSFKQKIGKFEVDTISGNESTITIMALATSEKSSLRGEHKSKAWEKAKLKSVFNEVANRNGMKLVWQSSENPTKDRFEQDNETDLAFIYRLCKDEGLCLKIANNSIVVLNEQDYEKQEAKYYIRRKSKETDIIKVIERSFTNTLTDTYKACKVTHTVKKKTTSATFTPKNPPKTGRVLNVKQEVKSQAEALRIAKKKLREKNREATTVTLKVYSLVPLHAGMTFNLVEFGKLNGKYIASKVTQNDLYTTLHLRRCLEGY, encoded by the coding sequence ATGAATGTAAAGCTTGCTAAAAGTACACGGCTCAATATTCTTTACAACCATCAAAATATCAATGAAACGTTAAGTAAACACCTAATTTCTTGGACATATACGGATAATTTATCAGGAGAGATTGATGATTTGAATATTGAACTAGAGGATACAGAAGCCTTGTGGCTAGGAGAATGGTTTCCGTCAAAAGGATCTCTTATTCAAGCTGAAATTGAGAAACTGAATTGGGAAGGGGATTCGTTTAAACAGAAAATCGGAAAGTTTGAAGTAGATACGATTAGCGGAAATGAATCAACCATAACCATCATGGCTTTGGCCACGTCCGAGAAGTCGAGTTTACGTGGAGAGCATAAGAGTAAAGCTTGGGAAAAAGCAAAACTAAAAAGTGTATTTAATGAGGTTGCAAATAGAAATGGTATGAAGCTTGTATGGCAATCATCAGAAAACCCTACAAAAGATCGTTTTGAACAGGATAACGAAACTGATTTGGCTTTTATTTACCGCCTGTGTAAAGATGAAGGACTTTGTTTAAAAATCGCTAATAACAGTATTGTCGTTTTGAATGAACAGGATTATGAGAAACAAGAAGCTAAGTACTATATTAGGCGTAAAAGTAAAGAAACTGACATAATTAAAGTGATTGAGCGCAGCTTTACAAATACATTAACGGACACATATAAAGCTTGCAAAGTGACCCATACAGTAAAGAAGAAAACCACTTCGGCTACATTTACACCTAAAAACCCACCTAAAACTGGACGCGTATTAAATGTGAAGCAAGAGGTGAAATCGCAAGCAGAGGCTTTGCGAATAGCTAAGAAAAAGCTTCGAGAAAAAAATAGGGAGGCTACCACTGTTACATTGAAAGTATATTCGTTAGTCCCCTTGCATGCAGGTATGACATTCAACTTAGTGGAGTTTGGGAAATTAAATGGTAAATACATTGCTTCAAAGGTGACTCAAAATGATTTGTATACTACTTTACATTTACGTAGATGCCTGGAGGGATATTGA
- a CDS encoding tail protein X has protein sequence MNSYETTQGETWDLIAYKLWGSEYLLPLLFDANPQFKDTLIFNGGVVLNVPDVLLEDVTERPEWLGEDDEL, from the coding sequence ATGAATAGTTACGAAACTACCCAAGGCGAAACGTGGGATTTAATAGCATACAAATTGTGGGGAAGCGAATATTTGCTTCCTCTTTTGTTTGATGCAAATCCTCAATTCAAAGACACATTGATTTTTAATGGTGGGGTTGTGTTGAACGTTCCTGATGTTCTGCTTGAAGATGTGACAGAACGGCCAGAGTGGTTAGGGGAGGATGATGAACTATGA
- a CDS encoding phage tail tape measure protein — translation MSRTFETTVQINGAIGSSLTSSFRGATTRLNDLSSRARAVQQEMNRLGRDFRQGTIHQSQYAESTARLSRELRQLENSQRRITALKSTFNNGMNTAKMVAGGAAVGSAFAATAVAASSLNTASDFEAQMAKVGAKTEATRAEMKALNDEALKLGASSSLSASQVAVAMDELGAKGFDANKIIAAMPGLIAATEASGEDLTLVSDVVTSAINAYGMEASEASRVADVMAMSANKTAAGVGDLGYSFKYAAPVANTLGIKLEELAAATGMLVDKGLAGEQAGTALRMSLVRLSSPPKEAEKALKALNISAVDSNKKFKSLTQLSKDWEKATAKLSDTQKVQYASTIFGTEAATAMISLFASGPAKLNDMTKALENSGGAAAKTAEIMKDNYAGAKEQMFGALESAQIAFATPSLDVLKETFDGIASLIENNMGGIEKAGKATAKVLSDITAPFHAKPIKPKIEPNMDPADAQKAINQYNKELQKYELFSNMDVGEKVEYMLNTAIEKVESWLSGSGGEAMGRIFTQLGTIAGKAWIAGLTGAANGAVSSALDGNFSGALGLGAAAWMMGGGTLVKGAIGAGRWGKDLYKSRRSANRSPSTDTNARSTATASPAPSNSGSNGGSIGPSQTGTITPYGGGTTPTTPTTATASQTPSPNGSVGPSRTGTITPYGSGTAPTTATASPAPSRGGNVGPSRSGTVTPYRSTSTPPTPPTPVAATPRTGGTWSKISKAGGRAMLPLSLAMDAYSIYKSNDKVKATGETAGGLAGGLGGAKLGAAIGTAIAPGVGTAIGGLLGGAVGYVGGRWFGGKAVDTVRGSSEPKTTAVSKSEPTPSKAPSTSADATKGLDTTALNTSATKLATTFDTTSTAVTAISINAKLVDQNMSQLATGIGQASTTVGSSFTSLQTSASITAANMGNLTMHTGQVSTSFVTSFYSLKTATDQSTTNMSTLASVIANATGLFGSMQGIQTATQNVIAELNNLASRIKNAPVPGGTSRRTQYE, via the coding sequence GTGTCGAGAACATTTGAAACTACAGTTCAAATAAACGGTGCTATTGGAAGCTCTTTAACTTCATCTTTTAGAGGTGCTACAACCAGATTAAACGATTTAAGTAGTAGAGCGAGAGCTGTACAACAAGAAATGAATCGTTTAGGTCGTGATTTTAGGCAAGGGACTATTCACCAATCACAGTATGCTGAGAGCACGGCTAGGCTGTCTCGTGAATTAAGGCAACTCGAAAATAGCCAAAGGCGTATTACGGCTTTAAAGAGTACATTTAACAATGGCATGAATACAGCAAAAATGGTTGCAGGAGGCGCAGCTGTTGGTTCAGCTTTCGCCGCCACAGCTGTTGCTGCATCATCATTAAACACAGCGTCTGATTTCGAAGCTCAAATGGCTAAAGTAGGTGCAAAAACAGAAGCTACGCGAGCGGAAATGAAAGCTTTAAATGATGAAGCTTTGAAATTGGGAGCTAGCTCAAGCTTATCTGCATCACAGGTAGCAGTCGCTATGGATGAACTTGGTGCCAAGGGTTTTGACGCAAATAAAATCATTGCTGCTATGCCAGGGCTGATAGCTGCTACAGAAGCGAGTGGGGAAGATTTAACACTTGTATCAGATGTAGTTACATCAGCTATTAATGCGTATGGCATGGAAGCATCCGAGGCTAGTCGCGTTGCGGATGTTATGGCCATGAGTGCTAATAAAACGGCTGCTGGCGTTGGTGATTTAGGTTACTCTTTTAAATATGCTGCACCAGTAGCAAATACTTTAGGGATTAAGCTTGAAGAATTAGCAGCTGCCACAGGTATGTTAGTTGATAAGGGACTCGCGGGTGAACAAGCGGGGACAGCACTGCGAATGTCTTTAGTTCGTCTTTCTAGTCCTCCTAAGGAAGCAGAAAAAGCGTTAAAGGCGCTAAATATTTCAGCAGTCGATTCCAATAAGAAATTTAAAAGTTTAACTCAATTATCAAAGGATTGGGAAAAGGCTACAGCAAAGCTTTCGGATACTCAAAAGGTCCAATATGCTTCCACTATCTTTGGTACAGAAGCGGCGACGGCCATGATCAGTTTATTTGCATCTGGTCCAGCAAAGCTTAATGACATGACAAAAGCACTTGAAAATAGTGGTGGTGCTGCAGCAAAAACAGCTGAGATCATGAAAGACAACTATGCAGGTGCCAAGGAGCAAATGTTTGGTGCGCTTGAATCTGCTCAAATTGCATTTGCTACTCCATCTTTAGATGTATTAAAGGAAACGTTCGATGGTATTGCCTCATTGATTGAAAATAATATGGGAGGAATCGAAAAGGCTGGTAAAGCAACTGCAAAAGTTCTAAGCGATATTACCGCACCATTTCATGCGAAACCAATTAAACCAAAAATAGAACCAAACATGGACCCTGCAGATGCCCAAAAAGCTATAAATCAATATAACAAAGAACTTCAAAAGTATGAGTTGTTTAGTAATATGGATGTGGGCGAAAAAGTAGAGTACATGTTAAATACAGCCATTGAGAAAGTAGAATCTTGGTTATCTGGTTCAGGTGGCGAGGCAATGGGGCGGATTTTTACGCAATTGGGAACAATTGCAGGAAAGGCGTGGATTGCAGGGCTAACTGGAGCGGCAAATGGGGCGGTTTCGAGTGCTCTTGATGGTAATTTTAGCGGAGCACTAGGGCTAGGTGCAGCAGCTTGGATGATGGGTGGAGGAACACTTGTTAAAGGGGCAATTGGTGCGGGTAGATGGGGTAAAGATTTGTATAAATCTAGACGTTCAGCAAATCGTTCACCGTCTACAGATACAAACGCACGATCTACAGCGACGGCAAGTCCGGCACCATCCAATTCAGGAAGTAATGGTGGTAGTATTGGGCCGAGTCAAACAGGCACGATTACGCCATATGGTGGTGGTACAACACCAACAACACCAACAACAGCGACAGCAAGTCAAACACCATCTCCTAACGGTAGTGTGGGGCCAAGTAGAACGGGTACGATTACACCGTATGGCAGTGGAACAGCACCGACAACAGCAACAGCGAGTCCAGCGCCCTCTCGCGGTGGTAATGTAGGTCCGAGTAGATCAGGAACTGTCACACCATATAGATCAACTTCGACACCACCAACACCACCTACGCCTGTTGCGGCTACTCCTAGGACAGGTGGTACGTGGAGTAAGATAAGTAAGGCGGGCGGTAGAGCTATGTTGCCGCTGAGCCTTGCTATGGATGCGTATAGCATTTATAAATCCAATGACAAAGTAAAGGCGACAGGGGAAACGGCTGGAGGTCTAGCGGGCGGTCTAGGTGGCGCTAAATTAGGTGCTGCTATTGGAACGGCCATTGCACCAGGTGTTGGTACAGCTATAGGTGGTTTGTTAGGTGGAGCTGTTGGATATGTAGGCGGTAGATGGTTTGGAGGCAAAGCAGTAGATACAGTGAGAGGTAGTAGTGAACCTAAAACTACAGCTGTAAGTAAATCTGAACCGACACCAAGTAAGGCACCAAGTACAAGTGCTGATGCTACAAAAGGTCTTGATACCACGGCTTTAAATACATCTGCTACTAAATTAGCGACTACGTTTGATACTACAAGTACAGCTGTCACAGCCATATCAATCAATGCGAAACTAGTCGATCAAAACATGTCACAGCTAGCAACAGGGATTGGACAAGCTAGTACAACGGTGGGAAGCTCTTTCACATCTTTACAAACTAGTGCGAGTATTACAGCTGCTAACATGGGCAATTTGACAATGCACACTGGTCAAGTTAGTACCTCATTTGTTACATCGTTTTATTCGTTGAAAACAGCTACTGATCAATCAACTACTAACATGTCCACGCTAGCATCCGTTATCGCGAACGCCACTGGATTGTTTGGTAGTATGCAAGGTATTCAAACGGCTACTCAAAATGTGATTGCTGAATTAAATAATCTAGCTTCACGTATTAAGAACGCGCCAGTACCTGGTGGCACATCTAGGAGGACGCAATATGAATAG